AACTGGTGGCGCTGTACAAGGCCCTTGGTGGTGGCTGGGACGTATCCACGACGGCATCGACCGCAACCCATCCGCTGCGGGGCGCTGCCGCCCCCGTCGCGTTTTCAAGCCGCTGATTCAACACAAGGAGACCGTCATGCAAATCAACGTTGGAAATCTCGACCGCATTGTGCGCATCGTCATCGGACTGATTTTGCTCAGTCTCCCATTGTGGCTGGACTCATCCTGGCGTTGGCTGGGACTCATTGGAATCATGCCACTCCTCACCGGCCTGGCAGGCCGCTGTCCTGGCTATCGCCTGCTCGGCCTCAGCACTTGCCCGATGCGAAAACCCGAGTGAACGCCCTATGAAACTCAGTTTTTTGGGCGCAGCCCGAGAAGTCACCGGATCGTGCTTTCTGGTCGAAGCGGCTAATGTCCGCTTCCTGGTCGATTGCGGCATGGTTCAAGGTGGGCGTATAGCAGCAGCACGCAACCACGAGCCGTTCGCGTTCGACCCGGCGTCCATTGACTTCGTCCTGCTGACCCACGCCCACATCGACCACAGCGGGCTATTGCCCAAACTCACGCGCGCCGGGTTCAAGGGGTCCATCTACGCCACGCCAGCGACGGTTGATCTGCTCGGGGTGATGCTGCCCGATAGCGCTCACATCCAGGAAAGCGATGCCAAGCGGGTTGCCAAGCGGCTCAAAGAAAAGACCGTGCCGCCACCCCTGTATACCCTGCAGGATGCACACGAATGCCTGCAGCAAGTACGAGGTATCGAATACGACCGGGAGTTCGCACCCCGCGTCGGGGTGCGCGCCCGCTTTCGTGATGCCGGACACATCCTTGGTTCGGCCATCGTGGAAGTGTGGATTACCGAGTACGGTTACCCCACGAAGATCGTGTTCAGCGGCGATCTGGGTCAGCCGGGACGCCCCATCCTGCGCGACCCGACACCCATTGAGGAAGCCGACATCCTCGTCATCGAGTCCACCTACGGTGACCGCCGGCACAAGGATTTTTCGGCGACCGAAGCGGACATGATCGGCATCGTCGAGAAAACCCTGTTCGAGCGCGGCGGCAATGTCATCGTTCCGGCCTTTGCGGTCGGCCGAACCCAGGAGGTGCTCTACCACCTACATCGTCTCACCTGCGAAGGGCGTCTGCAGCGTCCAATGGTGTTTGTCGATTCGCCGATGGCCACCGAGGCCACACGCATCACGCGTGAACATCTCGAATTGTTCGACGAACAGGCGAAGCGGTTGGCCGGATGGCACGCGCGCGGCGAGAACCTCCCGTACCTGGATTTCACAGCGAGCGCTGAGGAGTCCATGGCGCTGAACCGGATTCGCTCCGGGGCCATCATTATTTCTGCCAGCGGCATGTGCGATGCGGGACGTATCCGGCACCACCTGCGCCACAACTTGCCACGCCGCGAATGCAGCATCTTGTTTCCCGGTTTCCAGGCGCAGGGGACGCTTGGCCGGCGCCTGATCGAGGGGGCCGAACGTGTACGCATCTTCGGCGAGGACATCCCGGTACGTGCGGCGATCCACAGCGTGGACGGCCTCTCGGCGCATGCCGACCAGAAGGCGCTGCTGGATTGGGCCCGTGCTTTCATTCAAGCACCGGCGCAAACCTTCGTGGTGCATGGGGAATCGTCGGCCGCGCAAACCTTCGCTGACCTCTTGCAGCAGCAACTCGGCTGGCAGGTCACGGTGCCCGAGTATGGCCATGCGCTGCGCTGGCCGGACTTTCTGGCGCACGAGTGATGAAGCCCGCAGAAGATCTCGATGAACGCCTGCGCGCCATCCGCGAGTCGCCAACGTACCGGCTTGCGTACGAAGACATCGAGCTGCTTGGCCAGGACGAACTGCGGCCGCTGCGACTACAGCTCGAACTGCTCAAGCCCGAGCGCATCCTGCACGAGCAAGGCATTCGCTCGACGGTAGTGGTCTTCGGCAGCGCACGCGTGAGCGATGCCGAGACGGCAGAAGCCCGTCTTGGCGTTCTGGAGCGTCAGGCGCTCGTCACTCCGGAGGATGTCGGGCTGCGGCAAGAGCTTGCGCGGGCCAATCGCCGGGTCGAACAGGCACGTCACTACGAGCAAGCGAGGCGTTTCTCGGGCCTTATTTCGGCGCGTTTCCAGCAGCAAAACCGCCGTGATTTCGTCGTCGTCACCGGGGGTGGGCCCGGCATCATGGAGGCCGCCAACCGCGGTGCTTTCGAGGTCGGCGCACGTTCGATTGGCCTCAACATCACGCTGCCCCACGAACAGGCACCCAACCCCTACATGTGCCCGGATTTGGCGTTCCGATTCCACTATTTCGCGCTGCGCAAGATGCACTTCTTGTTGCACGCCAAGGGCTTGGTGGCCTTCCCCGGTGGCTATGGAACGCTCGATGAGCTGTTCGAGGTGCTCACCTTGATCCAGACCAGAAAGATGCAGCGTGTTCCGGTGGTGCTGGTCGGCCGTGCATTCTGGCGTCGCGTAGTTGATTTCGATCTTCTGCTCGACGAAGGCTATGTCTCTTCATCCGATCTCGACTTGTTCACCTGCGTAGACGATGCGGAGGAAATCGTCAGTGCCCTCGAACGCTTTTACGTCAACAGGGCGGCAGGCGATGGGGCAACATGATTGGCATCGGCGGGTATCGCTGGAGCCTGCGCGGCACCAAGGTGCGGCAGCCGATGCAGTGCGTCATCTTGTTGATTGCGGGTGCATTGTTCAGCCCGATTTCTGCTTTTGGTTCCGAAGTCTCACTCTCTGCAAATCCTCCCTCCTGCTCGCCAGAGCAATCCCTGCGCTGGCGGGGCGGCACCCTGCGTCTGGAGAACG
This region of Alicycliphilus denitrificans K601 genomic DNA includes:
- a CDS encoding TIGR00730 family Rossman fold protein; protein product: MKPAEDLDERLRAIRESPTYRLAYEDIELLGQDELRPLRLQLELLKPERILHEQGIRSTVVVFGSARVSDAETAEARLGVLERQALVTPEDVGLRQELARANRRVEQARHYEQARRFSGLISARFQQQNRRDFVVVTGGGPGIMEAANRGAFEVGARSIGLNITLPHEQAPNPYMCPDLAFRFHYFALRKMHFLLHAKGLVAFPGGYGTLDELFEVLTLIQTRKMQRVPVVLVGRAFWRRVVDFDLLLDEGYVSSSDLDLFTCVDDAEEIVSALERFYVNRAAGDGAT
- a CDS encoding MBL fold metallo-hydrolase RNA specificity domain-containing protein, whose protein sequence is MKLSFLGAAREVTGSCFLVEAANVRFLVDCGMVQGGRIAAARNHEPFAFDPASIDFVLLTHAHIDHSGLLPKLTRAGFKGSIYATPATVDLLGVMLPDSAHIQESDAKRVAKRLKEKTVPPPLYTLQDAHECLQQVRGIEYDREFAPRVGVRARFRDAGHILGSAIVEVWITEYGYPTKIVFSGDLGQPGRPILRDPTPIEEADILVIESTYGDRRHKDFSATEADMIGIVEKTLFERGGNVIVPAFAVGRTQEVLYHLHRLTCEGRLQRPMVFVDSPMATEATRITREHLELFDEQAKRLAGWHARGENLPYLDFTASAEESMALNRIRSGAIIISASGMCDAGRIRHHLRHNLPRRECSILFPGFQAQGTLGRRLIEGAERVRIFGEDIPVRAAIHSVDGLSAHADQKALLDWARAFIQAPAQTFVVHGESSAAQTFADLLQQQLGWQVTVPEYGHALRWPDFLAHE
- a CDS encoding YgaP family membrane protein, which encodes MQINVGNLDRIVRIVIGLILLSLPLWLDSSWRWLGLIGIMPLLTGLAGRCPGYRLLGLSTCPMRKPE